A DNA window from Bos mutus isolate GX-2022 chromosome 11, NWIPB_WYAK_1.1, whole genome shotgun sequence contains the following coding sequences:
- the GAREM2 gene encoding GRB2-associated and regulator of MAPK protein 2, protein MRPLPSRSSARTSLCSRRASRETRGPESEGMPPPGPRGRAQGQKPGTGTGAGPRRELSGLAGPRSLAEPPSAPRRCTPFSWRPRTPVQAAPPSISLSLASHLDPPASLGLGLLSSHCRRLPPPPQPSWDSSRTLVSRPGGGGQPPPPRTGRPPLGLKERVIPPGAPPSPPPPALPTSCSTSPWGPGGPGCSADVWGAERGARRLPRARGPFQEKGAAWLGEGREPGLAARPGVLCARLLSAGASSLSADPRRPGAGTASVSVSRSGLREASMPGPSGEYAEGVSERDILLIHSCRQWTTVTAHTLEEGHYVIGPKIDIPLQYPGKFKLLEQARDVREPVRYFSSVEEVASVFPDRIFVMEAITFSVKASLCFWVPQVVSGEFSEDSEVYNFTLHAGDELTLMGQAEILCAKTTKERSRFTTLLRKLGRAGALAGVGGGGGPGGAGAAGGGGGARPIKGKMPCLICMNHRTNESLSLPFQCQGRFSTRSPLELQMQEGEHTVRAIIERVRLPVNVLVPSRPPRNPYDLHPVREGHCYKLVSIISKTVVLGLALRREGPAPLHFLLLTNTPRFALPQGLLAGDPRVERLVRDSASYCRERFDPDEYSTAVREAPAELADDCASPRRARLCLPAPPRALVPARAPGPGPPGDGDQEYVIPDWAGGPETAAPPAEIPYEELWTHQAAEGLVEGRTRPLPGPDLISFGAAGPPRLEPEAAPPPVPPKSEAVKEECRLLNAPPVPPRGGSGRLSGSPPVPPRFPKLQPVHSPSSSLSYYSSGLQDGAGSRSGSGSPSPDAYSLYCYPCTWGDCKVGESSSRPPPGPLPSTTQPSQASRALVEPLSSRASSLLGADTPAKTYHSCPPPFKPSHPQKRFAPFGALNPFSGPAYPTGPSAASSGPAVPSGPLATSSPAYSPGLGSPGQAYSAASASSCPTSSSSSSEWQEPSLEPFDPFELGRGSSPEPELLRCQEPRAVGAPGPGLSPLGPPKAFEPEGLVLRQGPAPLSPVAPQGPEAGGARLLLTQGRLEGPPASPRDGATAWGGREATSWQPPADLSALSLEEVSRSLRFIGLSEDVVSFFARERIDGSIFVQLSEDILADDFRLTKLQVKKIMQFIKGWRPKI, encoded by the exons ATGCGGCCCCTGCCCTCCCGCTCCTCCGCCCGGACCTCGCTCTGTTCTCGGCGCGCCTCCCGGGAGACCCGGGGTCCAGAAAGCGAGGGGATGCCTCCTCCCGGGCCCCGCGGACGGGCACAGGGACAGAAACCTGGGACAGGGACTGGAGCCGGGCCCCGGAGAGAGCTCTCCGGCCTCGCTGGACCCCGGAGCCTGGCGGAGCCACCCAGCGCGCCCCGTCGGTGCACCCCCTTCTCTTGGCGCCCTCGGACCCCCGTCCAGGCCGCGCCCCCCTCCATCTCTTTGTCTCTGGCCTCTCACCTCGATCCTCCCGCATCCCTGGGCCTCGGACTCTTGTCTTCACACTGCCgccgcctcccacccccaccccagccctcttgGGACTCTTCTCGAACCCTCGTTTCGCGGCCGGGGGGTGGTGGGCAGCCTCCGCCCCCGCGGACTGGCAGGCCACCTCTGGGCCTGAAGGAGCGAGTTATCCCTCCGGGCGCGCCCccaagccccccacccccggcccttcCCACGTCTTGCTCCACTTCTCCTTGGGGCCCCGGGGGGCCAGGTTGCTCTGCTGATGTTTGGGGGGCCGAGAGGGGTGCCCGGAGGCTGCCCAGAGCAAGGGGACCGTTTCAGGAAAAGGGGGCCgcttggctgggggaggggcgggagccGGGGCTGGCAGCCAGGCCGGGGGTTTTGTGT GCTCGTCTCCTCTCCGCTGGGGCCAGCAGCCTCTCCGCCGACCCGCGGCGGCCCGGAGCGGGTACAGCGAGTGTCAGCGTGTCCAGGAGCGGGCTCCGTGAAGCATCTATGCCTGGGCCGTCGG GGGAGTATGCTGAGGGCGTCAGTGAGCGAGACATCCTGCTCATTCATTCCTGCCGCCAGTGGACCACGGTGACAGCccacaccctggaggagggccacTACGTCATCGGGCCCAAGATTGACATCCCCCTGCAGTACCCAG GGAAGTTCAAGCTCCTGGAGCAGGCCCGGGATGTTCGGGAGCCAGTGAGGTACTTCAGCAGTGTGGAGGAGGTGGCCAGCGTCTTTCCTGATCGCATCTTTGTGATGGAAGCCATCACTTTCAGTGTCAAG GCCTCCCTCTGTTTCTGGGTTCCCCAGGTGGTGTCAGGGGAGTTCAGCGAGGATAGCGAGGTGTACAACTTCACGCTGCACGCGGGTGACGAGCTCACTCTCATGGGGCAGGCGGAGATCCTGTGTGCCAAGACCACTAAGGAGCGCTCGCGCTTCACGACCCTGCTGCGCAAGTTGGGCCGGGCCGGAGCGCTGGCCGGggtgggcggcggcggcggcccggggGGCGCGGGGGCCGCGGGTGGCGGCGGGGGCGCCAGGCCCATCAAAGGCAAGATGCCCTGCCTCATCTGCATGAACCACCGCACCAACGAGAGCCTGAGCCTGCCCTTCCAGTGCCAGGGCCGCTTCAGCACGCGCAGCCCGCTGGAGCTGCAGATGCAGGAGGGCGAGCACACGGTGCGCGCCATTATCGAGCGCGTGCGGCTCCCGGTGAACGTGCTGGTGCCCAGCCGCCCACCCCGCAACCCCTACGACCTGCACCCGGTGCGGGAGGGCCACTGCTACAAGCTGGTCAGCATCATCTCCAAAACAGTGGTGCTGGGGCTGGCGCTGCGCCGCGAGGGACCGGCGCCGCTGCACTTCCTGCTGCTCACCAACACGCCGCGCTTCGCGTTGCCGCAGGGCCTCCTGGCCGGGGACCCGCGCGTCGAGCGCCTGGTGCGCGACAGCGCCTCCTACTGTCGCGAGCGCTTCGACCCGGACGAGTACTCGACCGCCGTGCGCGAGGCGCCCGCCGAGCTGGCCGACGACTGCGCCAGCCCGCGCCGCGCGCGCCTCTGCTTGCCCGCGCCCCCGCGCGCCCTCGTGCCCGCCCgcgcccccggccccggcccACCAGGCGACGGCGACCAGGAGTACGTGATCCCCGACTGGGCCGGCGGGCCCGAGACCGCCGCGCCGCCCGCCGAGATCCCCTACGAGGAGCTGTGGACGCACCAGGCAGCCGAGGGCCTAGTCGAGGGCAGGACCCGGCCGCTCCCGGGGCCCGACCTCATCTCCTTCGGAGCCGCCGGGCCGCCCCGCCTGGAGCCCGAGGCGGCGCCGCCTCCCGTGCCTCCCAAATCCGAGGCG GTGAAGGAGGAGTGCCGCCTGCTCAACGCCCCTCCTGTGCCCCCGCGGGGTGGCAGTGGCCGGCTCTCGGGTAGCCCCCCAGTACCCCCACGCTTCCCTAAGCTGCAGCCCGTCCACTCCCCCAGCTCCAGCCTCTCCTACTACTCCTCTGGCCTCCAGGATGG GGCGGGGTCCCGAAGTGGCAGTGGCTCGCCGTCACCCGATGCCTACTCCCTCTATTGCTACCCCTGCACCTGGGGAGACTGCAAGGTGGGCGAGTCCTCCAGCCGTCCACCCCCGGGCCCCCTGCCCTCGACCACGCAGCCCAGCCAGGCCTCCCGGGCCCTTGTGGAGCCCCTGAGTAGTCGAGCTTCCTCCCTCCTGGGGGCCGACACCCCCGCCAAGACCTACCACAGCTGCCCACCTCCATTcaagccctcccacccccagaaaCGCTTTGCTCCGTTTGGAGCTCTTAACCCCTTTTCCGGGCCTGCCTACCCCACGGGCCCTTCAGCAGCCTCTTCTGGGCCTGCAGTTCCCTCAGGTCCCCTGGCTACCTCCAGCCCCGCTTATTCCCCAGGCCTGGGCTCTCCAGGCCAGGCCTACTCGGCAGCTTCCGCCTCCTCCTGTCCCACCTCCTCGTCTTCCTCCTCTGAGTGGCAGGAACCCTCCCTGGAGCCCTTCGACCCCTTTGAGCTGGGCCGGGGCAGTTCTCCAGAGCCTGAGCTGCTGCGCTGTCAGGAGCCCAGAGCCGTGGGGGCACCTGGGCCTGGCCTCTCGCCACTTGGACCCCCCAAGGCCTTTGAGCCCGAAGGCTTGGTGTTGCGGCAGGGTCCCGCCCCACTGTCACCGGTGGCCCCGCAGGGCCCTGAGGCTGGTGGAGCGCGACTCCTTCTCACCCAGGGGCGCCTCGAAGGGCCTCCTGCCAGTCCCCGGGATGGGGCCACGGCTTGGGGAGGCCGAGAAGCCACCTCCTGGCAGCCCCCCGCTGACCTCTCTGCActctccctggaggaggtctcCCGAAGTCTGCGTTTCATCGGGCTCTCAGAGGACGTGGTCAGCTTCTTTGCCCGAGAGCGCATAGACGGCAGCATCTTCGTGCAGCTCAGTGAGGACATCCTGGCAGATGACTTCCGCCTGACCAAGCTGCAGGTCAAGAAGATCATGCAGTTCATCAAAGGCTGGCGGCCCAAGATCTGA